The DNA segment CTACATGTCATGCTATACAACTGTGTATTTGTATAGTGTTGCATCTTGTAAGTATTTTACATATTTTGTGAACGAACAACAGAAAGCTTATTGAAATACATTTTCTTCACACATGCACTTCCAGCCTGTCCCAATCATATAACAGCCACTCTATATCACTTTTCAGctgctataatttttttccttcttgtttACATCTAGGTTGGAGCATCCATTTCTGACACTAAGTGGGACTGGCCAGAATGGGCATATATGAGATATTCTTCAGAAGAATACTGGATGAAAAGTCTCCTTACAACGAACAATAACATAGAAAAAACAGGGCTATTCAGTGGACATGGAAAAAGCACTGGACATATAAACAATCCAGTTTATTCCAGTGATATCCACAATGAGGTTGGACGATTCACTTCTGTTGAGAAGCTAGTGAATAAGCCAGATGAAACATTTTATAGAAAGAGTGTCGGTTTACATGAAGCTTTCTCAAAGAATCCAGCTTTACAGCAGAGTTCGAAAATAAACTTAGCAAATCATACGATCCATGACATGAACATGAACTCTATTAGCAGGCCAAGTGAACGAACATATTCAACAGCAAACATGGGAATAACTTACAGTAGGAATCATTTGGCACATGATTATGCAAACTTTCTGGAGAAAAACTTAAATAACTTGTCTCGTAGTCCTGGTCCTAGTTCTACAAGAGTTTTGAGCAATGACAGTAGGGCATGCATGCCTGATGTACCTCACAAAATAATTCAAGATGGTTCAGGCAGAGCATCAAACACCGAACTGAAGCTGGGGCAATCATCTTATCATCAATCTATGGCTACCCTATTTCCATCGGTGCAGTCAACAATAATCGAATTTCAGAAACCTCAGCACCACCTGCAATTCACAACTCCAAGTGAGCTTTCCTGTTATTAGCTGCAAATGTAATTGTTTTGTTCTCCACATTATCATTTGGGTAGAATTTAACTTGTATTAACTATTAATATGGCACATCCACACATGTGTAGTTCTGTTTGCTTTCTCGCTAGATATGCAAGAGCTTGTTAATTGTTATGCTAGGTGCTGACTGAATACACAAAACGACAAAAACACCATAAGAAGCTGCTAGTACTAGCACAAGGAATGTGAACAACAACATAGTTCTGGTATGATTTATAGCACATTAACACCATAGAAGAAACACAATTTTGCTTACTTctttttttagtgtaaaatgaGAGCATTTCCCCTGTAATGTTCATATAATGTCAGAATCACTTGGTGCAGATGCTTATCCGAAGCAAACTACCAAAGCCAACAAAACTATAGAAAACATTGAGCCATCATTTGGTACAGGTAATAGGAAACGATCACTTGATGTTTCTAATGGAACCAGCCATTCTGAACTCAATGAGATTACAGATGATGCAGCAAATAATtcatttatttcattatttCTTTCACATCTTGAGAGAAATAGTACATCTGAGTCCATTGATGATGTTCTCAACAGTAATGAGCATTACCTTCTTAAGGCTCCAGATGTTGCATATAGTTCCGATCGTTTAAAAACTGCAAGTACACAAGTTGAGACAAGGGCAAATGATAATCAGTTGAAGTTGGCACCTACCATTACTCACACAAAAAGGATATCAGATAGCAGGTCTCTTCCAGTTCCAGTGGCTTCCAAGGGATATGTTCATCAAGATGTACTTCATGCAAACAGTCAAGAGCCTTCAATAAAAGGGGACTGCCTGCCACATTTGCTGCCTAGTCAACCTAACACCGGAATCTCCAAAATTTGCGCAGAAGTTTCTTCTCCAGTGAATTGCAGGTGTTGTGATCATGTTGCTGACAAATCCCATCTTGCACATTCTGAGACTGGGGCTCCCTGTTTTTATGATAGAACGGTAAGTTGATCTTACACTTTCTCATAGCACAAGTAACCACTGTCACCACTGCCAACCACCGAAATGTCTTTTGATTCTTCAAGCATTGTGTGCAGGCCAGGAGTTATATTTCTTTTGAATGTGCTGATGACTTGTGCACACATAAAAGTTTGAGAGCTACCAATTATCAGTGTGGAAGAGCCTTTTGTTCTACAGCTAATGAGTTTCTACCTAGCTTTGGCCAAAATGATCAATCGCCAATAGGAAAATCAATGCATAGATGCTGCTGCAAAGCTCAAGAAGATTCTTCCAAACTTGGTTTTAGAGCTGGCAATTTCTGCCGATCTCATTTCTGTAATGATGGCGCTCCAGTTCCAGCCCATAGGTCTATTGTTGAAGGTTGGTTTCTTCACAGTGCAAGTGATATGATAGACATCACTTCTTATTTCTGATTATTTTCTTGAATGTTGTCTTGTTTTAATTCAGTGGCACACTTTCTCATATTTCAGGGCTAGATGAAGTGCGCACCCGCTCTACTTTCATACCAAGATCCTCATTATGTTCTAGAGAGCTTATGTTGCAGTCCTGTTGCCATGCATGTCCCATTGATGGGTACTACAGAAGGTATTTTGATTTACTCAATCTTTTTCTTATCTTGAATTTCATGCCAACTGGTTGCTGATATCACATAACAAACCTTTGTTTCTCTCCATTTCCTGTTAATGACTATTTCAGTTCCATCACTGCTACCAAGATTTACTCTTCACATATTCAAATTCTAGCCTTGATTCTGATCCTATTGGTTCTAATAGAtgatagctactccctccgtttcagaatgtaagtcattttagcatttcccacattcatattgatgctaatgaatctatatctgtctagattcattagcataaatatgaatgtgagaaatgctagaatgacttacattgtgaaacagaggaagtactgcCTAGTGTATGTATAATGCTAATTTGGCCTGAAAGCACACGCTATTTCCTGTTCTTAGCAATGCTCTTAAGACCAGCCTTTTAATTGATTTGAGTACTGGAAAATGGGCAGGCGGCCTGTCAAACAGGTTGTATAGATGAGCCTTTCTTCGTTGTTTCCATTTTGACATTATGCTTATGTGTGCTGTTTCACATCATTACTCGATAAATTGATGACATCAATTTTTGCTGAAGGTTACACTTAGTTTTCAAGGAAATGAGCTTAGACGTTTGTTTGATGCTATATCTATATACACATGTCAATGATAGCATACATGCGCTATCATGCAAAATGTGCTCTTGAAGCTATCGCTGTGCTCCCTTTCATATTCTTTTATTTACTTATTGCAGTTCTATGGGACACACAGCCAACAGCTTGACTAAGAACACTCTGCTTGATGCACCTAATAATACAGAATGTAGTCCTTACCGGGATGGAAAATGCTGCTGCTCTTTAGCCCCAAAATGTTTGGCAGGTTATGGATTTACAAAGCACTGTGTTGCTAGAATTGATCAAAGTGATCATACAGTACAAAAGATCAAGGATGATGGCATGCAAGCTGCTGCCAGATGTTGCACGCTAGGGGAGAGTGAAAAATTAATATGCCAGTGCTCAAGCGAGATAATTGCTAGAAAAAGCGACTCTAAAGCTTCTTTCCGGAATGAGTTCTCTACTAAAGTATTGAACCGACCTTGTGTTCCTACATTACAGCAGCTGAAGAATGTAACAGAAGCATCGGCTGTAGGTGGCCATTGGCCCTATGAAACTGTAAAAGAGAAAGTGAGTGCTTGTAGAGATTCTGGAATATTTAAAGAACTAAAATCCGGTTTCTCTTCTGGATTCTCCAGCGATGTTGTGACCAAGTTTTCTGCATCACCTGAATTGAACAAGTATGGTCTTGAACAGAAAAATCTTGTGTTTGATGAAGGGTCACGAATTGAGAAATGTTCCTCATCCAGCTATTTGCCTATTAGTACAGGATGTGAAGAAGCCCAAAATAGTTTTTCTAGATTTCACCTGGAGCCATCTTTAGTGAAGCacaaaaataatcaaatttCTGAGGGAAGTACACGGAAAGAACATGAGAATGAGGGACAATGTTCTGAAATGCCAAAGAAAACACAAACATTGAGGTGCTGTGCAAACAAATCAGAATCCGATGACTGTACTAGGAAAATTGATCTGTCATCCCGGGAAGGGGATTCTCAACCGCAGCATAAGGCTGGTCCATTTTCACGCAGAGTATCAAAAAGCAAGAGGAAACATCCTCCCACGCATCTGAATAAACATGTGAAACGGCTTCACAGCAACTGCAAAGTTCTCAATGTTGACGATGAACGGTCAGATGATGAGGGCATTTATGTTGGAGAATCAAATTCCTCTGATAGAAAAAAGCAAGAAGATAATATGACCACTTTGGATAGAACAAAATGCCAACAGCAAGGGAGTCGATTGCTTGTCCGCAAACTGCCAAAATATGTGTCTCTGAATTGCATTGTAAATGAAACTAACAGTGAAGATGCCTGTAGTGGGAGTGCCAGTATTGCTTCTAGTTTGATTGCTACAGGAATAACTAATGATAATCGGAAATCTCCCAAAATTGTTCCACTCAATCTGATTCTTAAAAAGGCTAAGAGATGTCATGCTATCAAACCCCTCAGTAAGACAGAAAATATCCATTTTTCTGAGGAAAAGAGCTCAGATGGTTCTGCAGATAAATCTTCCTCTGGTGACAGAAGTTTCAGTCCACAAGATGAACTGTGGTCTCCCAAAAAGAATAGGTATTCATCGAATGTCTCGAGGCCACATGTCAAGACTGACTGCCAAAGTCCCTGCTGTGGTATAATTCTGAAAACTGCAGTACAGATAATATCAACATATAGCTAAGTAACTTACAGTGTTCCTTTTAGAAAAATGGAATTGACAAAAGAATCTCTCATTTTCAGTACTTGAAGAAGATGAGCCTCTTAGCCTTGCAGATATGGGGACAAGTCAGCTGTCAGCATCAAGAAGTAGAGGTAGGAGTCTAGGACAAGGACAGCCATAACATATTTGGTTAGATTTTTTTGGTTATTTATTGGAAAATTTGATTCCATTTTTGTCAAAATGATGCACTGTGTGACATTACAGATTAACTAGTAACATGGTCATTAGTTGTCATCTTTACTGAAAAACTGCATCGCATGCATAGCAAACTTCTCATTTGCTTAATTTCCACATGAGATGCTAAAGAAATTTTACCAACACGATCTGCCAACCATATGCAGGAATTAAGAATCAAAGAGCATGCATATCTCTTAATAGGATGGAGAGGTGTGAAGAATTTACAAATGAATCAGCATGCAGTCCTTGCGGCGATAAACACGCTGCGGTTCAAGCCTGTGAAGCAAAATTTGAAAGGTTGTAACTCCAGGTGCATTCTACAGATTTCCTTTGAAGGATATGTTCCATAGAAAATATTtcgtttttattaatttatcttgCTTTTACAGACTGATCTGACAAAGTTCTGCATAATACCTTATGCAGATATATACAAAGGCCTAGTTTAGATGCTTCATGTTGTGTTTGTGGTATCTCAAACCTGGAGCCTTCCAATCGGTTGATAGAGTGCAGCAAGTGCTTTATCAAGGTTTGTCATATTCCCTTACCAGAACCTAGTACCGGAGTCTATTCACATAGAgccttgcattttttttcctgtaggTGCACCAAGCTTGCTATGGTGTTCTAAAAGTTCCAAGAGGACAATGGTTCTGTAAGCCCTGCAAGATCAATACCCAGGACACAGTAAGAAAATTCAATTTCAGAGTAGTTTCATTTAAGGCATTTAATAGGGCATGATGTAGCCATGTAGGCCAGAACAGCCATTTTTGTGCTTGCAGATTAATGTGTGCAAGCACTATAGAATTTTTCACTGATTCTTTTAGGGTTATTTGTAGAGTGAAGCTTTTATTGAAATCAAGATAATTACATCAAGGTGATACAGCCATTTAGGGATACACTGCTGGTATAGATGTATGGAAGCTGCACTAGCATGGAAAATACTTCAGTCAAAATTAATCTTACTAACACTAACATCCTCATTGTTAGATACATTTAGTAGTGATTAATTGTATATCGGTATCTCTTTACGTTTTCCTTTGCCAGGTCTGTGTTCTATGTGGTTATGGAGGCGGAGCTATGACAAGGGCATTGAAAGCCCAGAATATTCTCAAAAGCTTGCTGAGGGGTATTGCAACTGCAAAAAGATCAGATAAATATGTTTATTCATCAGGAAACGTGAACAGTGAGTGTACAAGCAAGTTACATGGGGAATATGTCAGGCATGATTCATTTCATGGACACAGATCAAGAAGCTTCAATGCTATATCTTCTTTTGGTATAAAAGAAGCTTCAATAGGTAGTGCACGTGGGGACATTATCAGCAAGTTGTGGACCTCTAATCGCAATTCCAGTCTACTTGGTCCACGAACAAGGCAGTGGGTTCATGTGGTCTGTGGGTTGTGGACACCTGGTACAAAATGCCCAAATACAATCACAATGAGTGCTTTTGATATATCAGGGGCTTCACCTGCCAAAAGAAATACCGTGAGTTCCCTACATGCATATTCTTTTGAACTTCATTGAAATACTGTTTCCTGTAAATTGAAAGCGCGTCAAATGCCAAGTGCTGGCATTGGCCATGGGTTTCCTTTCATCCTTAGTCATTAAATCACCCAAAAGTATCTCCTGCACCCGATTATTTAGTCCTAATGAACTTAATATTCATTATTGCTAATGTTTTTGTTGTCAGGAATGCTCAATGTGTAACAGAACTGGGGGCTCATTTATGGGGTGTCGTGATGTTAATTGCTCAGTTCTCTTTCATCCTTGGTGTGCTCATCAGAAGGTATGATCCACTCATAATAGGCTATTTAACCTATATATTATCACATTGATTTACTGTATGCCCATAAAAATATTCTGCAATCTTGGTTAAAACTTATTGTTATCTCAACACTGTATATCTGAATGTTGCTCATGATATCACAATAGGGTTTGTTGCAAAGCGAGCCGGAAGGTGAGCATAATGAAAATGTTGGTTTTTATGGGAGATGCCTGGATCATGCTATGTTTGATCCTAATCATGTTAATCCTAAGAAGGAATGCTTGAGGAGCAATGACTGGACATGTGCACGTACTGAggtaatatatttgttttaccTTTGCACTGCTTGAAAAATTAGAGTCCTAACAAGTGACTACTTCCTTTGTCATTCTTTTGAAACAGGGTTTTAGAGGCCGAAAGGGAGACTCGTTTGGTGCTAATCGTAGCAGGAAACCAGAAGAGAAGTTTGGTGAGTGCAGTGTTTCCCAAGAACAGATCAATGCTTGGATACGCATAAATGGATCAAAATCTTGCATGAGGGGACAGGTAACTCCTAATCCTTCACTGCAATGCAGTTGGTTATCTTCAATATAGTACATTGTAATGTACTCTGCTTTAGCGGGGTATCAAAGTTTGCATGTACATACGGGATGAGCTGTTTACATGTCTTCATTCTCATTTTTAGAAGGAATATGTCCATTACAAGCAGTTAAAGGGATGGAAGCATTTGGTAGTGTACAAATCTGGCATTCATGGGCTTGGTCTCTACACATCGGAGTTTATTCCACGTGGCTCTATGGTAATTCATCAGTTATGCTTTCCTTAATCAATAATCTGACATAATAATTTAGCAAATGAAGAAATTCTTAACTTCCGCATGAAAATATTTCAGGTTGTACAGTATGTTGGTGAAATTGTTGGGCAATGCGTTGCTGACAAAAGAGAGGTTGAATACCAGTCCGGGAAACGGCAGCAATATAAGAGTGCTTGTTACTTCTTCAAGATTGACAAGGAACATATCATCGATGCCACCCGCAAGGGTGGGATCGCAAGATTCATCAACCACTCTTGCCAAGTATGTAAAAATTATGCTCATGTGTCTTTCTTGTCCATTTACAACTGAAATTTCTAATGCATGTTTTGTTTACTTCCAATCTTTGTCTGATCAGCCAAACTGTGTTGCAAAAATAATCTCAGTAAGGAACGAGAAGAAGGTACCCCTCTTCTCTATTTCGATGCTATCGTTTCAAACTTTCCTTGCAAATTTATTATCTGTATATATAGACTGTTTTTATCGTCGTCCAGGTAGTGTTCTTCGCGGAACGCCACATAAATCCGGGGGAGGAAATCACCTACGACTATCACTTCAACCGAGAAGATGAAGGGCAAAGGATCCCCTGCTTCTGTAGATCGAGAAGCTGCAGGAGATATCTGAACTAGATACTGTACTGCGGTCGTATGTCCTGCAGTGTCATTTATCTATTCAAACACTGTAATGTGCCCACTGTGTACAGTATATGAATAAACTGTACGACTTCATCTGGTATTGATAATTTAGAACTGATGACATCCAAACTTAAATTTAGAATGTCACTgataatttagaattgatgGCATCCAAACTTAAATCTAGAAAATTGATTTAGAGCGGTTTTTTACCGCTTTCTATTATCTAACcttgatttttaatttttagttccGTCGTTGTTCTTCTTCCGTGTAGTTTTTCCTCCGTTTTGTTTCGACTAATGGgttcttttcaaaaacttattttcaagctagattgtgccaaaaaaaaaaacttcaactaAAAGTGGTTCACGACCTCAGCACCAACCACCTCGACACTGAGGCCCAACGGTTTAGCGTAGGCCTATTGGCGCTGACCTCCTTACCCACATGGCTTTGCAAATCGATGCTgtcttcctttattttttttctgaaatctcATAAAAACTTTATTAAAAAGACAGTTTAGGTTCTCTATGAACTTGTCTTGTGTGTGTGATTTGTTAATCAAATCGTTCTCTATGCAATACAAAATATTCCATTCAAATCTTGTATAACTCTGATGCTCCTTCATCGGTTTAAGTTCGAACTGATTCTTCATGTAATTCGACATTACATCCaaacccaaaaagaaaaaaaaaagtacactcCAATCCAACTTCTGTGGACTTTTTGTTCTTGTAAAAATGGAAATGGAATCCAGTTCTGTAAATTCTAGGGAGTCAAACAAGGGTATTACTGCGAGAAATCAAAACAAGTAAACGTTACttgaccatttgtttttttaccacTACAGCATTGTCGCACCCTTGGGTTTTGCAAGTGAAAATTCCATTCCATGTACTTTTACCGTATGACGTTGAGACTTGGAGAGCGCAATGAGGTGCGAATCAGAAAACTAAGTGACATTTGATGATGACTGAATCATTTAGTAATTGTATTGATCTCGATGTTCGTTATAGTGGCTGTACCTGAATTGCTTGTTAGGATTTGGTGAACATTTTATTGCATTGCACCTGTGTGTTTCGTTCATAAGAGCAGCTTCCATGTGATGGAGCAGCTACCTGAAGTCAGGTTCCGATCCGTACGGTTAGCACAAGGAAAGCCTGGGTCTGTGGCATTTCGAACGAAAGAGAAGAGAATGACAAGGCGAGGCGATTGAGAAGGAGATGGCGGGTATACCGTATAGGTATACAGATACTGACGTGATGTGTATACAGTACAGTACATCGGCAGAAGAAAGTGATAGATCCAACGGTATAGGACTCTCTGCCAGCCCAGATCTCCCCTCCCCTtgtctctccctcctctcctccctttccCGGCGGCTCCATCCTCCGATcgatcccctctctccccgccgccgcggccatgaAAATTGCTACCACATTGCTCGACGATGATGACCTCATCCGACTCATCTACAGTAGACTAGATTGTGTTGCTGATCGAGTCCAGATGCGGCAAGTCTGCCGCACCTGGCGCTCTGCCCTCCCGCCGGTGCAGCAGCAGCGCTGCCCCCCGTTCCTTCTCGTCGGCGGTCCCGGCGGGCCCTCGTTCTCGTGCGGcactggaggaggaggatgtaGCGGGAACTTCCACTTCATGCGCGTCCCGGAGTACGCCCGCGGCGCGCGCTACTTCGGCGCCTACCCCGGCGGCTGGCTCTTCTTGGCGCTCAAGAATCGTACAGAGGTTTCAGAGTATGCCCTTGTCAGCCTGAGGACTGAACAGTTGATTCCCGTTCCGGACTCCTTCTATTTCATCTCCGACCCAGCTTCGTCGAGGAATGCAGTGATCACAGCCGCCACTTTGTCTGCTACACCACAGGATCCAGAAGGGTGTTACGGAGCAGCCATTTGCTCCCGCTACCCTTTTCCAGTTGGTGACTTCGTTTCTGCTTTGTGGCTAGTAGGGGTATCGAGCACGGCGATAGGTACTCAGACATCAGTTAAACTCGAGGATGTCATCTGGTTCGAAGGAGCCTTCCATTTTCTGACATTGACAGAAAACATTCTTGTGTTCCGCGTGCCTGAATTTTACCGTGACAATGACGGTAACGCAAAAAGAGCACCCGCCGAGAGGATCCTCCATTTTGATGCTGGTGGCCGGGATTACGGCAATAACAAGGTTCTTCGTTACCTGGTGGAGTCCCGTGGGAAACTCCTTATGGTATGCAGACTCATCCCAGTCTTGCCGCTGATGCGTATG comes from the Oryza glaberrima chromosome 9, OglaRS2, whole genome shotgun sequence genome and includes:
- the LOC127784109 gene encoding uncharacterized protein LOC127784109 isoform X2 — protein: MDDAWPARWPPPAPAPAPATATPLPSQIDSASLRHILRPFAAQGAAAPEQLAASHPSSQYGQPARAAPSTSLLAQVAGNHPHATHVSDRKALFGMLNAGNAANVIDLTRASPLRGAEPLPKHPRHGLAASSSVEQPSCLGALFQNTSANVQGSFPGECSVNNGISQGAIQFQDSSACAVQKLPSQSTPRHHPALLGDQIRVSCLNVGGEFFVGEAGIFGIRCFCHRLRMSVAKFCEHSGGPAEKAGEIVIMDNGMTIVQWLKYCMGVGASISDTKWDWPEWAYMRYSSEEYWMKSLLTTNNNIEKTGLFSGHGKSTGHINNPVYSSDIHNEVGRFTSVEKLVNKPDETFYRKSVGLHEAFSKNPALQQSSKINLANHTIHDMNMNSISRPSERTYSTANMGITYSRNHLAHDYANFLEKNLNNLSRSPGPSSTRVLSNDSRACMPDVPHKIIQDGSGRASNTELKLGQSSYHQSMATLFPSVQSTIIEFQKPQHHLQFTTPNAYPKQTTKANKTIENIEPSFGTGNRKRSLDVSNGTSHSELNEITDDAANNSFISLFLSHLERNSTSESIDDVLNSNEHYLLKAPDVAYSSDRLKTASTQVETRANDNQLKLAPTITHTKRISDSRSLPVPVASKGYVHQDVLHANSQEPSIKGDCLPHLLPSQPNTGISKICAEVSSPVNCRCCDHVADKSHLAHSETGAPCFYDRTARSYISFECADDLCTHKSLRATNYQCGRAFCSTANEFLPSFGQNDQSPIGKSMHRCCCKAQEDSSKLGFRAGNFCRSHFCNDGAPVPAHRSIVEGLDEVRTRSTFIPRSSLCSRELMLQSCCHACPIDGYYRSSMGHTANSLTKNTLLDAPNNTECSPYRDGKCCCSLAPKCLAGYGFTKHCVARIDQSDHTVQKIKDDGMQAAARCCTLGESEKLICQCSSEIIARKSDSKASFRNEFSTKVLNRPCVPTLQQLKNVTEASAVGGHWPYETVKEKVSACRDSGIFKELKSGFSSGFSSDVVTKFSASPELNKYGLEQKNLVFDEGSRIEKCSSSSYLPISTGCEEAQNSFSRFHLEPSLVKHKNNQISEGSTRKEHENEGQCSEMPKKTQTLRCCANKSESDDCTRKIDLSSREGDSQPQHKAGPFSRRVSKSKRKHPPTHLNKHVKRLHSNCKVLNVDDERSDDEGIYVGESNSSDRKKQEDNMTTLDRTKCQQQGSRLLVRKLPKYVSLNCIVNETNSEDACSGSASIASSLIATGITNDNRKSPKIVPLNLILKKAKRCHAIKPLSKTENIHFSEEKSSDGSADKSSSGDRSFSPQDELWSPKKNRYSSNVSRPHVKTDCQSPCCVLEEDEPLSLADMGTSQLSASRSRGIKNQRACISLNRMERCEEFTNESACSPCGDKHAAVQACEAKFERYIQRPSLDASCCVCGISNLEPSNRLIECSKCFIKVHQACYGVLKVPRGQWFCKPCKINTQDTVCVLCGYGGGAMTRALKAQNILKSLLRGIATAKRSDKYVYSSGNVNSECTSKLHGEYVRHDSFHGHRSRSFNAISSFGIKEASIGSARGDIISKLWTSNRNSSLLGPRTRQWVHVVCGLWTPGTKCPNTITMSAFDISGASPAKRNTECSMCNRTGGSFMGCRDVNCSVLFHPWCAHQKGLLQSEPEGEHNENVGFYGRCLDHAMFDPNHVNPKKECLRSNDWTCARTEGFRGRKGDSFGANRSRKPEEKFGECSVSQEQINAWIRINGSKSCMRGQKEYVHYKQLKGWKHLVVYKSGIHGLGLYTSEFIPRGSMVVQYVGEIVGQCVADKREVEYQSGKRQQYKSACYFFKIDKEHIIDATRKGGIARFINHSCQPNCVAKIISVRNEKKVVFFAERHINPGEEITYDYHFNREDEGQRIPCFCRSRSCRRYLN
- the LOC127784109 gene encoding uncharacterized protein LOC127784109 isoform X1; the encoded protein is MDDAWPARWPPPAPAPAPATATPLPSQIDSASLRHILRPFAAQGAAAPEQLAASHPSSQYGQPARAAPSTSLLAQVAGNHPHATHVSDRKALFGMLNAGNAANVIDLTRASPLRGAEPLPKHPRHGLAASSSVEQPSCLGALFQNTSANVQGSFPGECSVNNGISQGAIQFQDSSACAVQKLPSQSTPRHHPALLGDQIRVSCLNVGGEFFVGEAGIFGIRCFCHRLRMSVAKFCEHSGGPAEKAGEIVIMDNGMTIVQWLKYCMGVGASISDTKWDWPEWAYMRYSSEEYWMKSLLTTNNNIEKTGLFSGHGKSTGHINNPVYSSDIHNEVGRFTSVEKLVNKPDETFYRKSVGLHEAFSKNPALQQSSKINLANHTIHDMNMNSISRPSERTYSTANMGITYSRNHLAHDYANFLEKNLNNLSRSPGPSSTRVLSNDSRACMPDVPHKIIQDGSGRASNTELKLGQSSYHQSMATLFPSVQSTIIEFQKPQHHLQFTTPKSLGADAYPKQTTKANKTIENIEPSFGTGNRKRSLDVSNGTSHSELNEITDDAANNSFISLFLSHLERNSTSESIDDVLNSNEHYLLKAPDVAYSSDRLKTASTQVETRANDNQLKLAPTITHTKRISDSRSLPVPVASKGYVHQDVLHANSQEPSIKGDCLPHLLPSQPNTGISKICAEVSSPVNCRCCDHVADKSHLAHSETGAPCFYDRTARSYISFECADDLCTHKSLRATNYQCGRAFCSTANEFLPSFGQNDQSPIGKSMHRCCCKAQEDSSKLGFRAGNFCRSHFCNDGAPVPAHRSIVEGLDEVRTRSTFIPRSSLCSRELMLQSCCHACPIDGYYRSSMGHTANSLTKNTLLDAPNNTECSPYRDGKCCCSLAPKCLAGYGFTKHCVARIDQSDHTVQKIKDDGMQAAARCCTLGESEKLICQCSSEIIARKSDSKASFRNEFSTKVLNRPCVPTLQQLKNVTEASAVGGHWPYETVKEKVSACRDSGIFKELKSGFSSGFSSDVVTKFSASPELNKYGLEQKNLVFDEGSRIEKCSSSSYLPISTGCEEAQNSFSRFHLEPSLVKHKNNQISEGSTRKEHENEGQCSEMPKKTQTLRCCANKSESDDCTRKIDLSSREGDSQPQHKAGPFSRRVSKSKRKHPPTHLNKHVKRLHSNCKVLNVDDERSDDEGIYVGESNSSDRKKQEDNMTTLDRTKCQQQGSRLLVRKLPKYVSLNCIVNETNSEDACSGSASIASSLIATGITNDNRKSPKIVPLNLILKKAKRCHAIKPLSKTENIHFSEEKSSDGSADKSSSGDRSFSPQDELWSPKKNRYSSNVSRPHVKTDCQSPCCVLEEDEPLSLADMGTSQLSASRSRGIKNQRACISLNRMERCEEFTNESACSPCGDKHAAVQACEAKFERYIQRPSLDASCCVCGISNLEPSNRLIECSKCFIKVHQACYGVLKVPRGQWFCKPCKINTQDTVCVLCGYGGGAMTRALKAQNILKSLLRGIATAKRSDKYVYSSGNVNSECTSKLHGEYVRHDSFHGHRSRSFNAISSFGIKEASIGSARGDIISKLWTSNRNSSLLGPRTRQWVHVVCGLWTPGTKCPNTITMSAFDISGASPAKRNTECSMCNRTGGSFMGCRDVNCSVLFHPWCAHQKGLLQSEPEGEHNENVGFYGRCLDHAMFDPNHVNPKKECLRSNDWTCARTEGFRGRKGDSFGANRSRKPEEKFGECSVSQEQINAWIRINGSKSCMRGQKEYVHYKQLKGWKHLVVYKSGIHGLGLYTSEFIPRGSMVVQYVGEIVGQCVADKREVEYQSGKRQQYKSACYFFKIDKEHIIDATRKGGIARFINHSCQPNCVAKIISVRNEKKVVFFAERHINPGEEITYDYHFNREDEGQRIPCFCRSRSCRRYLN